The proteins below come from a single Natranaerofaba carboxydovora genomic window:
- the murB gene encoding UDP-N-acetylmuramate dehydrogenase, producing MKKELFRELTDNIKSSFEYNTNLRNHTTLKIGGPCKLFIEVENDNDLIKALNYFREKSIPYFLIGNGSNLLVSDEGFNGVVIKLGKKYDFIRFENRKNGKCLVNVGASKTFPTLTRELSKESISGIEWGCMIPGTMGGAAIMNAGAHGGEISHVVSRVEGVDINSGKKVVLTEDDLKFEYRGLNTGEKEVIITSICLTLNQGDIKKITEKIKKYQEQRKNKQPTLPNAGSVFKNPPGDYAGRLLEECGMKGYQIGEVKFSEKHANFIVNTNNGKAKDAWKLIEIAKEKVKELYGINLALELNVLGEMK from the coding sequence AGTTAACAGATAATATTAAAAGTTCTTTTGAATATAATACCAATCTAAGAAACCATACCACCTTGAAAATAGGAGGCCCGTGTAAATTATTTATAGAAGTCGAAAACGATAACGATTTAATAAAAGCTTTGAATTATTTTAGGGAAAAAAGTATTCCTTACTTTTTGATAGGTAATGGTTCTAACTTATTAGTGAGTGACGAGGGTTTTAATGGTGTTGTAATAAAATTGGGGAAAAAGTATGACTTTATTAGGTTTGAAAACAGAAAAAATGGTAAATGCTTAGTAAATGTTGGTGCATCCAAAACTTTCCCTACTTTAACTAGAGAATTATCAAAAGAAAGCATTAGTGGAATAGAATGGGGATGTATGATACCTGGCACTATGGGAGGAGCAGCTATTATGAATGCGGGTGCACATGGAGGAGAAATATCACATGTAGTTAGTAGGGTTGAAGGTGTTGATATAAATAGTGGTAAAAAAGTCGTTTTGACAGAAGATGACTTAAAATTTGAATATCGGGGTCTAAATACTGGAGAGAAAGAAGTAATAATAACTTCGATATGTTTAACCTTAAACCAGGGTGACATTAAAAAAATCACAGAAAAGATAAAAAAATATCAAGAACAAAGAAAAAATAAGCAACCTACTTTACCAAATGCAGGAAGCGTATTTAAAAATCCTCCCGGTGATTATGCGGGCCGTCTTCTGGAGGAATGCGGTATGAAAGGTTATCAAATTGGTGAAGTTAAATTTTCCGAAAAGCATGCTAATTTTATTGTTAACACCAATAATGGTAAAGCAAAAGATGCCTGGAAATTGATTGAAATAGCAAAAGAAAAAGTTAAAGAACTTTATGGTATAAATTTAGCCCTAGAATTAAATGTGTTGGGTGAGATGAAATGA
- the murA gene encoding UDP-N-acetylglucosamine 1-carboxyvinyltransferase gives MNDKLVISGNKKLNGTLNVQGAKNSALPLIAAAIMAEDEVELIDVPKLKDVTTMLEILKRLGCKVVERGNVLLIDNRTLTSVTVPEDLMKEMRSSIVLLGALLAKKNKAMVSYPGGCAIGERPIELHLMNFQRLGCEVEEKENKIIAKAPLGLKGTDIELDYPSVGATENLMMSSVFAQGITNIINPAKEPEIVDLQNFLNAMGAKIEGAGTNNIKIIGVNRLKGTKHRINPDRIVAGTYMIAGAITGGNVTLKNVIPEHVSSLTDKLREAGVNIIEGDRSLTIIAPEKFNKIELIKTSPYPGFPTDLQPQILALCTVLNGSSLIVENIFESRFRHVEELKKMGADIMLGDGIALVRGPTKLTGTKIKASDLRAGASLVIAALGAEGVSVVEGLEHIDRGYEQIENQLRRLGAKVERVKWFEDKYENA, from the coding sequence ATGAATGACAAACTGGTTATTTCAGGAAACAAGAAGTTAAATGGAACGCTTAATGTACAGGGAGCAAAAAATTCTGCTCTACCTTTGATAGCTGCTGCTATAATGGCTGAAGATGAAGTAGAGCTTATAGATGTCCCAAAATTAAAAGATGTAACAACTATGCTTGAAATATTAAAAAGACTTGGATGTAAAGTTGTAGAACGCGGGAATGTTCTTTTGATTGATAACAGAACGTTAACCTCAGTTACTGTGCCTGAGGATTTAATGAAAGAGATGAGGTCAAGTATTGTTCTTTTAGGGGCACTTTTGGCGAAAAAGAATAAAGCGATGGTGTCTTATCCCGGTGGGTGTGCTATTGGAGAAAGACCAATAGAACTTCATTTAATGAACTTTCAAAGATTAGGTTGTGAAGTAGAAGAAAAGGAAAATAAGATAATTGCAAAAGCCCCCCTAGGCCTTAAAGGAACTGATATTGAGTTAGATTATCCAAGTGTTGGAGCAACTGAAAATTTAATGATGTCATCGGTTTTTGCACAAGGCATAACTAATATTATTAACCCGGCAAAAGAACCAGAGATTGTTGATTTGCAGAATTTCTTAAATGCAATGGGAGCAAAGATTGAAGGAGCAGGCACAAATAATATAAAAATAATTGGTGTTAATAGACTCAAAGGAACGAAACATAGGATTAATCCTGACAGAATAGTTGCTGGAACTTATATGATTGCCGGGGCAATTACGGGAGGTAACGTAACCCTCAAAAATGTTATTCCAGAACATGTAAGTTCCTTGACTGATAAACTTAGAGAAGCAGGTGTAAATATCATTGAAGGGGACAGGAGCTTAACTATTATTGCGCCAGAAAAATTTAATAAAATAGAATTAATAAAGACTAGTCCATATCCTGGTTTTCCTACAGATTTACAGCCTCAAATACTTGCATTATGTACGGTTTTAAATGGCTCATCGTTAATTGTTGAAAATATATTTGAAAGCAGGTTTAGACATGTGGAAGAACTAAAAAAGATGGGCGCAGACATTATGTTAGGTGATGGGATTGCACTTGTTAGAGGCCCTACAAAGCTTACAGGCACAAAAATAAAAGCTTCCGATCTTAGAGCGGGTGCTTCACTGGTTATAGCAGCTCTAGGCGCAGAAGGTGTAAGTGTAGTAGAAGGATTAGAGCATATTGATAGAGGTTACGAACAGATTGAAAACCAGCTTAGAAGATTAGGAGCAAAAGTAGAAAGAGTTAAATGGTTTGAGGATAAATATGAAAACGCCTAA
- a CDS encoding cell division protein FtsQ/DivIB encodes MDKQVVKLKNKRSKKIGESNKNHKFKIKKIRIWVLLLLCLGLFTLVFMSNSRYFEIKNVKISGNEKVSSERLINDMELKGENILFFGEKTTEERILENKWIKKVEINTILPNKVEVDIAERTPIAVYEIEDSDKLVLSSDLVILDEYASREGLPIINGINLDAVVESYEPGDSLKKLTSKDEEIEVLSNVLDKLTSSTSVFISEIVIVSDSEINLFTEKGLKVKMGKPEELETKYALIEKIIPEVEEKKGQQNFRHLDLRVPKYPVLKELDENNSRKEEEN; translated from the coding sequence ATGGACAAGCAGGTTGTAAAATTAAAGAACAAAAGAAGTAAAAAAATAGGCGAATCAAACAAAAATCACAAATTTAAAATCAAAAAAATAAGAATTTGGGTCCTTTTACTGCTTTGTCTAGGTCTTTTTACCCTTGTTTTTATGTCGAATTCTAGGTATTTTGAGATTAAAAATGTTAAAATTTCTGGAAATGAAAAAGTTAGCTCAGAAAGATTAATTAATGATATGGAATTAAAAGGCGAAAACATACTTTTTTTTGGTGAAAAAACCACTGAAGAGAGGATTTTAGAAAACAAATGGATTAAAAAAGTCGAAATTAATACTATCTTGCCAAATAAAGTAGAAGTTGATATTGCTGAAAGGACTCCTATTGCTGTTTATGAAATAGAAGATAGTGATAAGTTAGTTTTGTCGAGTGATCTAGTTATACTTGACGAATATGCCAGTAGAGAAGGGCTCCCTATAATTAATGGAATCAACTTGGATGCTGTGGTTGAATCATATGAACCAGGAGATTCTCTAAAGAAATTAACATCAAAAGATGAAGAAATAGAAGTGTTGTCTAACGTTTTGGATAAACTAACATCATCTACATCTGTATTTATTAGTGAGATTGTGATAGTATCAGACAGTGAAATAAATTTATTTACAGAAAAAGGTTTAAAAGTAAAAATGGGCAAACCCGAAGAATTGGAGACAAAATATGCTCTTATAGAGAAAATTATACCTGAAGTAGAAGAAAAAAAAGGTCAACAAAATTTTAGGCATTTGGACCTAAGAGTTCCCAAATATCCTGTTCTTAAAGAATTAGATGAAAACAATAGTAGGAAAGAAGAGGAAAATTAG
- the ftsA gene encoding cell division protein FtsA, translating to MTRKSLITSLDVGTTYVRAIIGEERSPNEINIIGIGTSPSKGMKEGGIIDLEKTIEAIEHAVEQAERMSGVEVHEVFVNVVASHVNLINNKGVVAVNNEDREITAEDVERVTQAAKVVNLPPDKEIIDVIPHQFIVDGYDGIKDPVGMLGVRLEVDALIVAGKSTTIHNLLRCVQRAGLEVNDLILSIMANAETLLSEEERKLGVGIIDIGGGTVEIGIFKDGFMECLDSINIGGDYITNDLAVGLKISQDEAEKLKIKFGVASPELAEDGSVEIFSIGDKEPRQVSIEEVGSIIEPRIREIFDFINSRLDEYGYREKLAAGIVITGGVTELKGLQEIAEQELDANVRIVKPRLLGVNNPIYSTGVGMIQYVVNNNYESEYYEEASSGNVSGLFNRIKNWFLDFFE from the coding sequence TTGACTAGAAAATCCTTGATAACAAGCTTAGATGTTGGGACAACCTATGTTAGGGCTATTATAGGAGAAGAAAGATCTCCTAATGAAATAAACATAATTGGAATCGGTACTTCGCCTTCTAAAGGAATGAAAGAAGGAGGCATAATAGATTTAGAGAAAACAATAGAAGCAATAGAGCATGCTGTTGAACAAGCTGAAAGGATGTCAGGAGTAGAAGTTCATGAAGTTTTTGTTAACGTTGTGGCATCACATGTGAACTTGATAAATAATAAAGGTGTTGTAGCAGTTAACAATGAAGATAGAGAAATAACAGCAGAAGATGTAGAAAGGGTTACTCAGGCTGCAAAAGTCGTTAACCTTCCTCCTGATAAAGAAATTATTGATGTTATACCCCATCAATTTATTGTAGATGGATATGATGGGATTAAAGATCCGGTAGGAATGTTAGGAGTAAGGCTAGAAGTAGATGCACTAATTGTTGCTGGTAAGAGCACTACAATACATAACTTGTTAAGATGCGTTCAAAGGGCAGGTCTTGAAGTCAATGATCTTATTTTAAGTATCATGGCTAATGCTGAGACTTTGTTATCTGAAGAAGAGAGGAAGCTTGGTGTTGGCATTATTGATATAGGTGGGGGCACAGTAGAGATTGGTATTTTTAAAGATGGTTTTATGGAATGTCTTGATAGTATTAATATAGGTGGAGATTACATAACTAATGACCTTGCTGTTGGGCTTAAGATTTCTCAAGATGAAGCGGAAAAGTTAAAAATTAAATTTGGTGTAGCAAGCCCTGAATTGGCCGAGGATGGTTCTGTGGAGATTTTTAGTATAGGAGATAAAGAACCTAGACAAGTTAGCATAGAAGAGGTTGGGTCGATAATTGAGCCAAGAATCAGGGAAATTTTTGATTTTATTAATTCACGTCTTGATGAGTATGGTTATAGGGAAAAACTGGCTGCCGGTATTGTAATTACTGGTGGTGTCACAGAGTTAAAAGGCTTACAAGAGATAGCAGAACAGGAACTTGATGCTAATGTAAGAATAGTGAAACCAAGGTTATTAGGTGTTAATAATCCAATTTATTCAACAGGTGTTGGAATGATACAATATGTAGTAAATAACAACTATGAAAGCGAATATTACGAAGAAGCAAGCAGTGGTAATGTATCTGGTTTATTTAATAGGATTAAAAATTGGTTCTTAGACTTTTTTGAATAG
- the ftsZ gene encoding cell division protein FtsZ produces MLEFDLNSEQVAHIKVVGVGGGGSNAVNGMIDSGLKGVEFIAVNTDAQALNTSRANVKIQLGQKLTKGLGAGADPEIGKKAGEESREEIQENLKGADMIFVTAGMGGGTGTGAAPVMAEMAREVGALTVGVCTKPFTFEGRKRKKQAEEGIQALKEKVDSLIVIPNDNLLQVVEKNTSITEAFKVADEVLRQGVQGISDLIAVPGLINLDFADVKTIMNNTGTALMGIGRSSGESRAVEAAREAIMSPLLETSIDGAKGVLLNITGGSNLGLHEANEAADIIAESADEDANIIFGAVINEDMGDDEVKVTVIATGFDEKKEGEKYNMNTQNNNRLDDNRSGDLADKSFVGEDINIPAFLRRKKKND; encoded by the coding sequence ATGTTGGAATTTGATCTTAATTCCGAACAGGTGGCACATATTAAAGTTGTTGGTGTTGGTGGTGGTGGTAGTAATGCCGTTAATGGGATGATTGATTCAGGTCTTAAGGGTGTTGAATTCATAGCTGTTAATACAGATGCACAAGCGCTGAATACATCTAGGGCAAATGTTAAAATACAGTTAGGTCAAAAACTAACTAAAGGTTTAGGTGCTGGTGCCGATCCCGAAATAGGGAAAAAAGCAGGCGAAGAAAGTAGAGAAGAAATACAGGAAAATTTAAAAGGTGCCGATATGATATTTGTGACTGCTGGTATGGGTGGTGGTACTGGTACAGGTGCTGCCCCTGTAATGGCGGAAATGGCCAGGGAAGTTGGTGCTTTGACAGTAGGAGTTTGCACTAAACCATTTACTTTTGAAGGTAGAAAGAGAAAAAAGCAGGCTGAAGAAGGGATACAAGCTTTGAAGGAAAAAGTAGACTCGCTTATAGTTATCCCTAATGATAATTTGCTTCAAGTGGTAGAAAAGAACACTTCGATTACTGAAGCTTTTAAGGTGGCAGATGAAGTGTTAAGGCAAGGTGTACAGGGGATTTCGGACTTAATAGCTGTTCCTGGACTTATTAACCTGGATTTTGCAGACGTTAAAACGATCATGAATAACACAGGTACAGCCTTGATGGGGATAGGTAGAAGTAGTGGAGAAAGTCGTGCTGTTGAAGCAGCAAGGGAAGCCATAATGAGTCCTTTGTTAGAAACAAGTATAGATGGTGCAAAAGGTGTGCTGCTTAATATTACAGGAGGCTCGAACCTTGGACTTCATGAAGCAAATGAAGCGGCAGATATTATAGCTGAATCTGCAGATGAAGATGCTAACATAATCTTTGGGGCAGTGATTAATGAGGATATGGGAGATGACGAAGTTAAAGTCACCGTTATAGCTACAGGCTTTGATGAAAAAAAAGAGGGTGAAAAATATAATATGAATACACAAAATAACAATAGGTTAGATGATAATAGATCAGGTGATCTTGCGGATAAGTCGTTTGTTGGCGAAGATATTAATATTCCTGCCTTTTTGAGGCGCAAAAAGAAAAATGACTAA
- a CDS encoding sigma-E processing peptidase SpoIIGA yields the protein MYVVAEFLILINFLMNAFIIWLTAKVLSYRLYKHRWLIGAFISSWYFILPFQNSVYEALFKILFSWIIVMLVFFPKKIKESIVALMVFYGMSFFIGGGLFGTIFLFNSLDNLAIGKVSWMYLILSIVIGGGFLWGIKTVEKKIRCKNYEAIVEIQLNNNSSSLKVLVDSGNLLKTSTGTPCCVVEGEAVKKILPYDLTNIIFEEDDIFDIYDRIDPRLLKQLKLQPVFFNTVGNAKEALIAMRPDKVLIGELNSESLKEVDMMIAISKRKLNLPEGYNGLLPPGLV from the coding sequence GTGTATGTTGTGGCTGAATTTTTAATATTAATTAACTTCTTAATGAATGCTTTTATTATTTGGTTAACAGCCAAGGTTTTAAGCTATAGGTTATACAAACATAGATGGCTAATAGGTGCATTTATATCATCTTGGTATTTTATTTTGCCTTTTCAAAATAGTGTGTATGAGGCTCTATTTAAGATACTTTTTTCCTGGATTATAGTTATGCTGGTTTTTTTTCCGAAAAAAATAAAAGAGAGTATAGTAGCTCTTATGGTCTTTTATGGTATGTCTTTTTTTATTGGAGGAGGACTATTTGGAACAATCTTTTTATTCAACTCTTTAGATAATTTAGCTATTGGTAAAGTATCTTGGATGTATTTAATTTTATCAATAGTTATTGGGGGAGGTTTTTTATGGGGGATTAAAACCGTTGAAAAGAAAATAAGATGTAAAAACTATGAGGCGATCGTTGAAATACAGTTAAATAATAATAGCTCTTCGTTAAAAGTACTGGTGGATAGTGGGAATTTATTAAAAACTTCAACTGGAACTCCATGTTGTGTGGTTGAAGGTGAAGCAGTAAAAAAAATACTTCCTTATGATCTTACAAACATAATATTTGAGGAAGATGATATTTTTGATATTTATGACAGAATAGACCCCAGGCTTTTGAAACAATTAAAATTACAACCAGTATTTTTTAATACAGTAGGTAACGCAAAAGAAGCTTTAATTGCTATGAGACCAGATAAAGTTTTAATTGGTGAATTGAATAGTGAGTCATTAAAAGAAGTAGATATGATGATTGCAATATCTAAAAGAAAATTAAATTTGCCAGAAGGTTATAACGGCTTGCTGCCTCCTGGGCTAGTTTGA
- the sigE gene encoding RNA polymerase sporulation sigma factor SigE, with translation MKSWYKSKLAIRIFVMKLLEKLGVKVDPVHYIGSSEALPPPLTKEEETEILEKLKNGDTHVKSELIERNLRLVVYIARKFENTGINIEDLISIGTIGLIKAVNTFKPQKNIKLATYASKCIENEILMYLRRNNKVRHEVSLDEPLNVDWDGNELLLSDVLGTDNDIIHKRLEKEVNKSLLSQAMKKLSDREKEIMRLRFGLGSGKSKTQKEVADLLGISQSYISRLEKRIIRRMQKEIKKME, from the coding sequence ATTAAGTCATGGTATAAAAGTAAGCTAGCTATAAGGATTTTTGTTATGAAGCTCCTGGAAAAACTAGGGGTGAAAGTTGATCCAGTACATTATATTGGTAGTAGCGAAGCTTTACCACCGCCACTTACAAAAGAAGAAGAAACCGAAATTTTGGAAAAGCTTAAAAATGGTGATACACACGTTAAAAGTGAGTTAATAGAACGAAATCTTAGATTAGTAGTATATATAGCAAGAAAATTTGAAAATACAGGGATAAACATAGAAGATTTGATATCAATTGGCACAATAGGACTAATAAAAGCGGTTAATACATTCAAACCTCAAAAAAATATTAAGTTAGCCACGTATGCTTCAAAATGTATTGAAAATGAAATATTGATGTATTTAAGAAGAAATAATAAAGTGCGTCATGAAGTATCTTTAGATGAACCATTAAATGTTGATTGGGATGGCAATGAACTATTACTTTCAGATGTTCTTGGAACTGATAATGATATTATTCATAAAAGACTTGAAAAAGAAGTCAACAAAAGTTTGTTAAGTCAGGCTATGAAAAAGCTCTCAGATAGAGAAAAAGAGATAATGAGGCTTAGGTTTGGGCTTGGAAGTGGGAAAAGTAAAACACAAAAAGAAGTGGCAGATTTACTTGGAATTTCTCAATCTTATATTTCGAGACTAGAAAAAAGAATAATAAGGAGGATGCAAAAGGAGATCAAAAAAATGGAATAG
- the sigG gene encoding RNA polymerase sporulation sigma factor SigG, which produces MTANKVEICGVNTSKLPVLSSEEMTELFKRLRDGDESARRELINGNLRLVLSVIQRFNNRGEYVDDLFQIGCVGLIKAIDNFDLNQNVKFSTYAVPMIIGEIRRYLRDNNPIRVSRSLRDIAYKALQVRDELVDKNSKEPTLQEIANKLDISREQIVFALDAIQEPISLFEPIYHDGGDPIFVMDQISDEKNQDKNWLEDIAIKEALQKLDPREKMILTMRFFKGKTQMEVAEEINISQAQVSRLEKGALKQLEQNVK; this is translated from the coding sequence ATGACAGCAAATAAAGTTGAGATTTGCGGTGTTAATACATCCAAGTTGCCTGTTCTATCTAGCGAAGAGATGACAGAACTGTTTAAGCGATTAAGAGATGGGGATGAATCGGCAAGAAGAGAGTTGATAAATGGTAACTTAAGGCTTGTTTTAAGCGTTATTCAAAGGTTTAATAATCGAGGAGAATATGTCGATGATTTATTTCAAATTGGATGTGTTGGACTAATTAAAGCCATAGATAATTTTGATTTAAATCAGAATGTCAAATTTTCTACTTATGCTGTCCCTATGATAATAGGTGAAATTAGAAGGTATTTACGAGATAATAATCCTATAAGAGTTAGTAGATCTTTAAGGGATATTGCTTATAAAGCATTACAGGTAAGAGATGAGTTGGTAGATAAGAATTCTAAGGAACCAACCCTTCAAGAAATTGCAAACAAACTTGATATTAGTAGGGAACAAATAGTCTTTGCCTTAGATGCGATACAAGAACCAATCTCTCTTTTTGAGCCTATATACCATGATGGAGGAGATCCAATATTTGTTATGGATCAGATAAGTGATGAAAAGAACCAAGATAAAAATTGGCTTGAGGATATTGCAATTAAGGAGGCCCTCCAAAAATTAGACCCAAGAGAAAAAATGATATTAACTATGAGATTTTTTAAAGGGAAAACACAGATGGAAGTGGCAGAAGAAATTAATATAAGTCAGGCCCAAGTATCTAGACTAGAAAAAGGGGCTTTAAAACAGTTAGAACAAAATGTCAAATAG
- a CDS encoding YlmC/YmxH family sporulation protein has protein sequence MITSSELKKREVINIQDGKRLGFVQDFDIDLYHGEIRALIVPGPNKLLGFFGKDKDYIIKWDDIVKIGSDVILVDLVITGERN, from the coding sequence TTGATTACTTCATCAGAATTAAAAAAAAGAGAGGTTATTAATATCCAGGATGGTAAAAGGCTTGGGTTTGTCCAGGATTTTGACATTGATCTATACCATGGAGAAATCAGAGCCTTGATTGTACCTGGGCCTAATAAATTACTAGGATTTTTTGGTAAAGATAAAGACTATATAATAAAATGGGACGATATAGTAAAAATAGGAAGCGATGTTATATTAGTAGACCTAGTCATAACGGGTGAAAGAAATTAA
- the pgeF gene encoding peptidoglycan editing factor PgeF, whose translation MYKEVRSIKLKLREGKNKSVYLTDPGFFGDDVIMAFSTRFGGHSLSPYNSLNLSYLSGDEYKNVLKNRISFLEALNIDVFAGVLAGQVHGDRIEFVKEKISEFGILLPGVSVENTDGLITTSKNLPLVGTFADCVPLFFYDNVKKVVAISHAGWRGTKENIAKKTIDNIIKETGGKVSDIKVIIGPSIGSCCYEVGAELHDAFKDYSFYENICRVKNQRLYLDLWLANSIQLEQAGVLSENILVSEICTHCNNDFFFSYRKEKGNTGRMMGLIKII comes from the coding sequence GTGTACAAGGAGGTAAGATCTATTAAACTTAAACTACGAGAAGGCAAAAATAAAAGTGTCTATTTAACCGATCCAGGTTTTTTTGGTGATGATGTAATAATGGCTTTTTCAACAAGATTTGGAGGGCATAGCTTATCTCCTTATAATAGCTTGAACCTTAGTTATCTTTCTGGAGATGAATATAAGAATGTTTTAAAGAATAGGATTAGCTTTTTAGAGGCACTTAATATAGATGTTTTTGCGGGAGTACTTGCAGGACAGGTTCACGGTGATAGGATAGAATTCGTAAAGGAAAAGATTAGTGAATTTGGGATACTGCTTCCTGGTGTTAGTGTCGAAAATACAGATGGATTGATAACAACTTCTAAGAATTTACCTTTGGTAGGAACTTTTGCAGATTGTGTTCCGCTGTTTTTCTATGATAATGTAAAAAAAGTGGTTGCAATAAGTCATGCTGGTTGGAGGGGTACTAAAGAAAATATTGCAAAAAAAACCATAGATAATATAATAAAAGAAACCGGAGGAAAAGTTAGCGACATAAAAGTAATAATTGGACCATCAATAGGAAGTTGTTGTTATGAAGTGGGAGCAGAACTTCATGATGCTTTTAAAGATTATTCTTTTTATGAAAATATCTGTAGGGTGAAAAACCAGAGACTATATCTTGATCTGTGGCTAGCTAATAGTATTCAACTAGAACAGGCAGGAGTGTTAAGTGAAAATATTCTAGTTAGTGAAATATGTACACATTGTAATAATGATTTTTTCTTTTCTTATAGAAAAGAAAAAGGGAATACTGGCAGAATGATGGGTCTTATTAAAATTATATAA
- a CDS encoding HlyD family efflux transporter periplasmic adaptor subunit, which translates to MKKKEKDTTNKYGTKVYNFFEKKWEKESFSLFPIAALFILLLMLVIIFSGLRGFIFPRLADIEIMEKERVEFKEEYKGLIVRDESVRYAPLSGRADKLIKDGTRVARGEPVLSYNNQEMGKEEREDDYFDYSLTDDNNNLKNSLESKLTEIDTKIQELRRNKIKTGDLKSGIRNAYAIKQAYDDINDEDTEESGDAKEDDTKEDDTIKSPKPGIVSFFYDGYENILKPEKILDFSVDELERFISKEYEGLSELSDGEIIFSGQSLFRIVDNYTWIMVLVMDQSELEKTVDGKSVAKFSLKEDDEWYHAGIIDYKFEKDKGALFLEVRRDLGEFWNDRTKDVSIVTETREGFEIPPQALVEKDGEEGVFLVKRGIVRFYPVEILFRKNDKIYIEGIEDGDNLIKNPRFIEDGDKVR; encoded by the coding sequence ATGAAAAAAAAGGAAAAAGATACAACAAATAAGTATGGGACAAAAGTATATAATTTTTTTGAGAAAAAATGGGAAAAAGAAAGCTTTTCATTATTTCCTATTGCTGCTTTATTTATATTATTATTGATGCTGGTGATCATTTTTTCTGGTCTTAGAGGATTTATTTTTCCAAGATTAGCTGATATAGAGATTATGGAAAAAGAAAGAGTGGAGTTTAAGGAAGAGTATAAAGGATTAATAGTTAGAGACGAAAGTGTAAGATATGCGCCTTTGTCGGGCAGAGCTGATAAATTAATAAAAGACGGCACTAGAGTTGCTAGAGGTGAGCCTGTTTTATCATACAATAATCAGGAGATGGGCAAAGAAGAAAGAGAGGATGATTATTTTGATTATAGTCTTACAGATGATAATAATAATTTGAAGAATAGCCTAGAATCAAAGCTTACTGAGATTGATACCAAAATTCAAGAACTTAGGCGAAACAAAATTAAAACAGGAGATCTTAAATCTGGTATTAGAAATGCATATGCAATTAAACAGGCTTACGATGATATAAATGACGAAGATACAGAAGAATCGGGGGATGCTAAAGAAGATGATACAAAAGAAGATGATACAATAAAAAGCCCCAAACCTGGGATAGTAAGTTTTTTTTATGATGGTTATGAAAATATACTAAAACCCGAAAAAATATTAGATTTTTCGGTAGATGAGCTTGAAAGGTTTATTTCAAAAGAATATGAAGGGTTAAGTGAGTTGTCAGATGGAGAAATTATATTTAGTGGACAATCCCTTTTTAGAATTGTAGACAATTACACCTGGATAATGGTATTAGTAATGGATCAATCAGAATTAGAGAAAACTGTAGATGGAAAAAGTGTAGCGAAGTTTTCACTTAAAGAGGATGATGAATGGTATCATGCTGGTATTATAGATTATAAATTTGAAAAAGATAAAGGGGCCTTATTCTTAGAAGTAAGAAGGGATTTAGGGGAATTTTGGAATGATCGTACAAAGGATGTATCTATAGTAACTGAAACCAGGGAAGGTTTTGAAATACCTCCTCAGGCACTTGTAGAAAAAGATGGTGAAGAAGGCGTGTTTTTGGTAAAAAGAGGAATAGTTCGCTTTTATCCGGTAGAGATTTTGTTTAGAAAAAATGATAAAATATATATTGAAGGCATTGAAGACGGGGATAACTTGATAAAAAACCCAAGGTTTATTGAAGATGGAGACAAAGTCAGATGA